In Benincasa hispida cultivar B227 chromosome 8, ASM972705v1, whole genome shotgun sequence, the sequence tttactatacttaattataggttataaaatagTTGTACACaccattattatatttaatatccAAACATGGAGTGAACTATAATAAAATAACTCACTCCACCAACTTCCACTTGGTGCCTCAAATGGCACCTTAGTTTTGATAAATTTCCAATCACTATTAAAATGGAACTTCAATGGTTGTGATGATTGAAAAACTTAACTTTAGATTAGTTGAGATCGACAATCCTAACGTAGGGGTGTACACCAAACCGACCCGACTGATCAAAACGATCAAATTAAGGTCGGTCGTTTGGTTTtcgatttttctaattttttttttgtttttgtttttttttaaataagtataAAAGCAAGCCCATTAACACCAACCTAAGCCCAAGCATActattttaatattgatttattattattttttatgttgcCTAATTTTCAAACCCATTACATGATCTatttaaatttttcataaaaaaatgattgattttaaattaaaaaaaattgctaaTTTTATTAACCTAACACTAACACATTATCAAttcatcttttcttttcattaccTTGGCACCTCTAAAAAAAAAGGACCAAACTGACCGATGGTCGAACGAATTTCACTCTTTTTTGGTCGGTTTTTGGTGCTGGTTATCTCCCAAAATTGACACCGACCGACCAATGTACACCCTACCTAACGCTGTATTTCGGCCCGTGGAGAAAAGCAAAGACATACattctaaatatcaaatataaaatcacACGAGTTCTTTTAATTGTCAATCAAGCTATCAGTTACATAACTTGCTTTGTTACagttaaattgaaatttgcGCACAACAAAACCATGAATCTAAAGAGGAAAAAGAGGTAAAAGCTAGTGAGAAATTTATTTACCATAGCAAAAGATTAGAAAACTTTTATTTCAAACAACctgttcaaattttatttaggacTCCAAAAATATCTACAGAATTTCAAAGTAAGATATGTACATCAGCATATCAGCACTTATATTCACATCGTTGGACTTTTTTCTACAAAATGGTCAAAGAATTTACAAACGAAAAATGCAGAGCAATCGAACTCATTGTAGAATGAACAAAAAATCTCCAGTCATCAGAACCACAAGCCTTAGTTAAAGCTTTCATCATATCCTTTCTACAAATAATGTAATAATCAAATGCAACTAAAATTCCCAGAACAGAACTCTTAATTCTCGAAAGCAAAAGACATTTGGATATGCACAAAATCAAGAAagtaaacataatttaaataacCAAACAATTTCAAATCCACTATGTAACCAATTCCGATCATCATCTACATTTGTCCTGTCCTGCATCTTTCATTCAACCAAGAAAGAATATCATTTCGAACAATTTCTACATTCTCATCAGTTTCCCCATACAACATTGAATGCATCATTCCCTCATAAATCTTGATCGTCTTGTCCTCACTCTTCGCCTCTTCATATAAAGTCTTGCTCACATTCGGATCTGTAACAACATCCGCATTTCCATGGAGGACGATGAATGGCAGACTCACATCCTTCAGCCTTTGGCTCAAATACTCTGTTACTCTAAGAAGCTCCACCACCGTTCCCAATCTGGGTTTTCCCCTATACCTCATCggattcatctccgccacaattttcttctcttctacCTTGACGGATTTATCCAACAGATCCGCCGTCGGAACAATCGCCAAAGTGGGAAAAATTTTTGCAACCGCCGTAAGAAATTGAGGAATCGGCCAATGGGGTTTCACATTATCAGAGATTTTGCACATGGGTGCGACGAGAACGGCACCATCAAACGCTTTCGGATCAGCGAAATGAATCAGCAAGCAAATTGCACCGCCCATTGACTCGCCGTAGAGAAAAGAAGGTAGACCTTGAAATTGGGGGTCGAGTTTGAGGAAATTGAAGAAGGAGAGACAATCGTGAACGACGGAGTCGACATTGGGAACGAAGGCTTTGAGGCCTTGAGATTTGCCATGACCTTCGAGGTCAAGAGCAAAACAAGCGAAACCCATCTGAGCGAGGAAGATGGAAGTGGCTTGGAAGGTCCAGCTGATGTTGTTGCCATAGCCATGGACCATGAAGATGAGAGCTCGAGGAGGGGTGGGAGGAAGAGGAAGCCATGAACGAGTGAAGAGCTTGAGGCCGCGAGGGGAAGTGTAGAAGGATTTGGAGGCTTTGATTCGTTGAGATGCGAAATAATCTTCCTCAGGGATGTTGCCCCAATAATTGAGGAAGAATTTGGGATGTTCTTGTTCTTGTTGGTTCATCTCTGAAAAGGAATTTGGGTTTAGGGTTGCGATTGGAAGCCGGAATTGAACGGAAAAACGGATTAACCGCACCCCGTTTTCAGGGCCAGTCTCCGCCGCTCACGACACTAATTCTAAAGTCTAAACTGCCGTGTAGAGACCGTGAAAGTGAAgtaattgaatgaaattttcatttttcaatacgGACCAGAAAATTCGTAAAATATCAGTTGCTGActtaaaagttaattaataatatctattttcttttgtttatatGAAGGGCTCGTTTGTTTTAACCGAAATTGCCATGCAATTTCATATAGAGATTTTAGATCTTTACATGTGAAACatgattttactttttaaaagtcAGAATATTATCCtataaaaaacttaaaaactcaTTGGATGCTTTAATACCCTCCATATTTGTAGGGAATGGATAgagtctaattaattaataaatcaattttaatttaataataataatttattatatataaatatattatttagatttaataaatttaagtttataCATTTGCCATTGATAATTTATCTTATCTTAAGTATTTCATATTCAATTTTCtgtattaattattaatattctaattaatttatatttatttaattttttattaattaaataaaataatttaaataatttctaatataaaatattcatttaaagatattttaattgattaaataattaattaatataataatatattaaatagttaaatttaattatgactATATTATTTGTTCTCTTACAtgtgattaaataattattaattttgatttctatataCAAAATTGGTAAATCAAACACATTTATATAACCTAACATTAATTATCCTGCATATTCAAACTGTAACACCCTGAATTTTTCATGTAACTTTCATTATTTTACTTTGAATTGTTTGTGCGTTATTTTGTTAAGTAAAGCTAAAACTGAATGTGGGAGgtaaaataagtaatttaaatgatatttatagagatttagagttttgaaatttattcgagggaaattggataattaaatttggaatttaaaatttaattaacttgctaaattaatttcaaattaattattttaaattaattggagaagatttggaaaaaaatgagttaattaataaaagaattaaaacttgAAAAGAAATTGATTCTCGAGATCGAAAAggcaaataaatatttattgggGATTAGGgttttgtgaagaaaaataaattaatatatagatCCTTATTAGTGGCCACGGTTAGGGtgcaaaagtaaaagaaaaaatcttttaaaatataaaaaaatatttaaaaatatttacaatttaccGTAAAAGTtcgaaaagttcaaaaaaatatttttgtagttttgaaactttttattatcaaaatttaaatatttttgagaattttctatttataagaattttctaaaaaaatatcaaagaaagaaattttcctttcttcttcttccttcgtGCGTCGCCGAACACCCCCCGTCTTCTTTTGCTTCGCATGAAGTAGCCCAACACCGCTCAACTTCTGCTCACACAACCCCTAAATCGGCCAACTGTCGCTTGCTCGCTGTTGCAACCCACCGTCTGCTGTTCGCCTTTAGACCAGTGATCGCACGACATCGATGCCATCGTTCGCGTTGGTCTATCGGTGTCGCTCGACTCAGTCAACACCTAGTCTTGGTTCAGTCACCAGTTCGGTCAGCCGCAGCTCCAGTTCGCCGACCTCTCAGATCCGATGGGTTGTCGGTGTCGTTGGGGACTTTCGCCAGATTCTTGGTATTTGGGAAAGAATGGGTGTTTTATGAGGTTGGTGATTACTCATTAAATGTTTCGCCTAAAATCAATTTACCCACATTATTTTGAATGTTAGGATGGTATTTTAGGATgatattaatattgttatttttaaaatattgctgttttgaaacttattagagaaatattgttgttttgggatttcGAGGCTAGAAGAGTTGAGgattcgactaatgtagaggtcgaacgttgagaactcaacAAACAGAGAAAAACATGGaattagggttgtcgagggttgaagtttcgacatacacctcgacaaggaaagaaaaatctcgctaattttgtgatgaggatctcgctctagaagggaatctcactaattttgtatattaggttgtcgaaaGTTGAAGTTCtggcatacataagtcgaaacttcaacccttgataaggaagataagtgggtgaagcagattgtaagagagagcgagattgtaggagagagcgagattgaaagtgAGATTGTAGGACGAGAGCGAGATGGAAAGCGAAGATCTTGTAGGAGAGAGCCGAGATTGTGGTGGAGAGCGGATTGAAAGCGAGacttgtaggagagagcgagattgagagagcgagattgtaggagagagcgagattgacgAGAGCGGGATTGAGTCTACCACATGGATTAAACGGCCAACCAGTCAGCTGACATGGTCTGCCACATGGAAATCGTCTTCACTCTATTTACTTTCCATAAGTCTGAAAAAGTGCATATATATCACCAAGCTGCCCTTGCTCCGATTCTCCTACACGATTCCCTGCATGCATTGACGTTATCCGATTCCCTTGCTCCAATTCCATGCATTCATTGACGCATTCATGCCCCTCTGCCATAGCCTTAATGCCTTTTCAACCACCCTAAACCCGTGAGTCGAGTGTTCAACACTCAACCTACATTCTTTTAAACCAccatcctcttcatttttcctcaATCACTCCCTCGATAATTTTTGAAGACTCACTGCCCTTGATTTTGCTCACTTCTCTCCCCTTGATTTGCTCATTGCCCCTTCATAGCTCACTGCCCCTTCACTGCCTTCGAAAATAGGCCTTCGAAATCATCTTGCTCTcctcccatttccatttccatttctcttcttgtatttcgtttaatacaaattattctcaCACAACTATACTGGTTCGTTACTttactaaattttttattttttaagaataattataaaatttatttttgttcttatattattagtttttttatagattctagttttttttttttaaattttttgtaattGTTGTCAGATAATAAATAACAGGAAAAAAGGGCAAACgttgtcactttgaaggaaaaaagagaactaCCGTCGAATCTGTGAGTtgaacttatgatatttgaaaagtttagtttattcttatgatatttgatttatttagtattaactttgatgtttatagtgttaaaatgtttagtttattgttatgtttaagaagttgatatttatagtttaatacaaaattattgtgatagttaacaagtttagtatagtttcaaaagtttaataattttagtttattcatatgaaaattattgttgttatgtttattgtgataagttgatattttctagtattaacttagaaaatatagattaaaatagcttgaaaaagtttaatttaatttaattttttattttgtattaaatttgaaataatagttttaaaaagtttacctcattttaatttgaaaagtttaatttgttgttatttttaaaaagttataaaaagtttaatttattgctatgtttaaaaatagttataaaaagtttaatttattattatgtttaaaaagttgaggttcataaacttaaaaagtttatgattataaactaaaaaatttaatattttttaatatacttcttataaaaagtataatacaaaaaattgattttttttttatttagaaaatagcAGGCAAATGCttgggatttttgttgtttacaaatggtaatatgattgatggtattgatggaATTGAGTATGACCAAccaccaagtgggagttttaccataaatgtgaacagtggaattgtatttaaacaattcattcAAATGATTGGGATGTTACTTAGTGTAGATATGAGAGCAAATcagatagaaataatatatagacatcccAATCTAGAACCATCAGGATCAATAAGATATATGTCATTTCTTATTTCGAATGCACAAactatgaacttgatgttctcaatggCAATGCCAGTGCCAAATGTAGTGtatttgtatgtaaatgtaaatatgatAAAGGTGGATCCTGATACATCATTTAaccagtttgaagatccaactcaATGTATCGATTCTAATCCGGAGTCAGTTGCATcgccatgtgataatgaagatatggcggCTAACAACCTGTACAGAGACTTCAAAACAGAAACGGATGacgaatttgaagagttggatttcgatggtcgtgaacatgagatgctttcagatacattcaatgatttggatatgaatgtattGGATAGCATTCGGgaacatgacccaattgtagctCCTATGGACGTTGACAATATGTAATTGTATAAAGGaatgatttgtcaagacaaggAAATGCTACAACACGTGGTCAAATATTTTGCTATATAGTATCACGCACCATACGAGGTTGTTGAATCCTACACCGATGATTTGGACAATTCGGTGTAAGAAGTGGGAGGAAGGTTACAAGTGGAGacttcgtgcaataaagaaaaaattgcatggcttgttcgagatcactaagtatgatgagcagcatacatgtttttatttagaactaagtcaaagtcacgtgcaattggattcatcaatgattgcactgGAGTTCTGTGACAccgtaagagaaaaaccatttATCAGTGTGGCACAACTGCAGTCCGacattaaatcaaatttagatattatgttccttaccatagggtatgggagggaaaaagaaaagcattGGCTAAAGTATTCGGTGATTAggatgagtcttacaaattgttGCCTAGGTGGTTAtatatggttaagcagaccAATCTCGGAACACGAGTAGAGTGGCGAGTTAAAGAAACGCTTACTGAAGgccatgttatcctaacttctgtattttgggcatttggtccttgtatagaaGTTTTTAATAAATGTCGGTCGATCATTCAGATAGATGGTACACACTTGTATGGTAAATATAGAGGAAAATATGTCACGCATCCCTAGCCTCCCAGAatggagattggtccgaaaaagttgtacatttggtagtgcgtatcggcactatcgtgcaaggtttattgcagtgggggtttctctgAACaatttgacacagatgtcactccagaatatattcattggtataataatatcacaaggcactACGTCACTCGTCTAGGACCGCAGCTgtggtcatctggtaaatgaatgaatattatctattttttaatttaaatttattttaaaatattgtctaattgttttataattcacagagatcgaacaacagtagactccgtgaggttgcaaatgatccgaaccaggttcttgctatatgtagtgacaaccaaagctatatggagaaattcattatatgtacgatatacctattgttcctccaccagctcctaaacgtagaggacctgttcaaGAAGGAGATGAgttttgatgaggttgcacataatgtggaagagttgcctcCTATGacgcagacgcagagtcaaactgattatgttagccCGCATGTGATGATGATGCTAGCATT encodes:
- the LOC120083224 gene encoding caffeoylshikimate esterase, which encodes MNQQEQEHPKFFLNYWGNIPEEDYFASQRIKASKSFYTSPRGLKLFTRSWLPLPPTPPRALIFMVHGYGNNISWTFQATSIFLAQMGFACFALDLEGHGKSQGLKAFVPNVDSVVHDCLSFFNFLKLDPQFQGLPSFLYGESMGGAICLLIHFADPKAFDGAVLVAPMCKISDNVKPHWPIPQFLTAVAKIFPTLAIVPTADLLDKSVKVEEKKIVAEMNPMRYRGKPRLGTVVELLRVTEYLSQRLKDVSLPFIVLHGNADVVTDPNVSKTLYEEAKSEDKTIKIYEGMMHSMLYGETDENVEIVRNDILSWLNERCRTGQM